In bacterium, the genomic stretch AACCCTTAATATAAATTGGATCTAGACTATGAACTATCCGCCATTCATGATTATTTTTGTTTGTTATTACCCTTTTCCATTCAGAATCTTTACTTCTGATATATATACTGTAATCTTTAATACCTTCCTCATTTGTCAATTGTCCAAAAAGATCAGTTGCTTTCGTATAAATTCTAACTTCTGTAATCTCTTCTTCGGATGGAAATTCAATTTCGACTATATCTGGAAATTGATGTATTGTTCCATCATTCCAAAATTCATCGTATTTCCCGTCAATAATCCTTTGCACTGGGAAATATGGGGGATATGGGTACTCAGAAGAACATGAAACTTTTATTCCACTTATAGCTATACATTTGTTTATTTTATTTTGATTCTCAGTCATGGGCAAGCCTTCCAGACTATCGTCATATTTTAAATTAGTAGAATATACCTTTACTTCCCATGGGGCAAAATAATCTTCTATTTCATTATTTTTGATGGTCTGTACCCTATTATTTTCAAAAAAAACTTTAATTTTCTCATTATTCGGCAATGCCCCACTATATATTTTTGCATTACAGCCTGATTCTGAATTATTAGCCACAATAATATACAGATTGCTTCCATCGGTTTTGGCTATGCCTTCCAGATGAGAAGGAACTAATTTAATTTTCGGGCTTTCATCCATCAAAGTTATAACTGGTAGCATTTTATTCAATTCACGGCTTACGCTTTTTACCGTTTCCCATATTTTTGAAGTAAAAGAAAAATCTTGATCCTGATTTTGAAAAACCAATCCCCTGGCTCCCCGGATTATAGATTGATAAGCCATAAATCTCAATTGCACATAATTTGGAGTTCGATCTTCTCTCCGCGGAACTTTGTCAATAACTTGTCTAGCTCCTTCCCAAGAAAATGCCTGCAACCACACCATAACAGGTTTTTGATTGCTGATTAAAAGTTTAAACAGATCAATATAATCTCCAACACAACCAATTGTTTTATTTTTAATATAGGAATGTCCCGCCTCTTTAGGAATAGGATATATATCAAAACTTATTATATCACCTGCCGGAAGATAAGGTTTCAGACGATCCGGCGATACCGCCGACACATTCGGTGCAAAATTAATCAAAACAGGATGATAGGGGTCTTCCGTGGCAATCAAATTATAACCTTTGATTAATCCTTCAGGAGGATAACTCCTATGGGCAGGTTCATCATACTG encodes the following:
- a CDS encoding carbohydrate binding domain-containing protein — protein: MFIRFSRVVNFCFSVMLLLALFCIPSYGKESITNLIVNGSFEIDDDRNDIPDNWELRIPFTGKFEKKEKTDGLYSYKMTASGNKETPWLIQYNIPFNPDTRYEASVNIRGEIGTEVRLYVDYTANNKWAASIGGGPFTKGKNKWIVLKREFQTPSRTDMESMCFVLQIKGEGAVYFDEAKLIKINKPELVQIESQSSGNLTVNSAGKRNIPKNEKCVWINDKNFLMVKGKPFFPMMLSYTKPNENFYKEVSDAGFNTIRAYYLQRSPLAAKLILEKAMKYNLMVSSCSSSIDDPGIPGKTEEIIRMAEVCKDNPAFLFYMQYDEPAHRSYPPEGLIKGYNLIATEDPYHPVLINFAPNVSAVSPDRLKPYLPAGDIISFDIYPIPKEAGHSYIKNKTIGCVGDYIDLFKLLISNQKPVMVWLQAFSWEGARQVIDKVPRREDRTPNYVQLRFMAYQSIIRGARGLVFQNQDQDFSFTSKIWETVKSVSRELNKMLPVITLMDESPKIKLVPSHLEGIAKTDGSNLYIIVANNSESGCNAKIYSGALPNNEKIKVFFENNRVQTIKNNEIEDYFAPWEVKVYSTNLKYDDSLEGLPMTENQNKINKCIAISGIKVSCSSEYPYPPYFPVQRIIDGKYDEFWNDGTIHQFPDIVEIEFPSEEEITEVRIYTKATDLFGQLTNEEGIKDYSIYIRSKDSEWKRVITNKNNHEWRIVHSLDPIYIKGLKLEVNSSNGGNEYSRITEIEIY